The Muricauda sp. SCSIO 65647 genome includes a region encoding these proteins:
- a CDS encoding RNA polymerase sigma factor RpoD/SigA, whose product MRQLKIIKQVTNRESKSLDKYLQDISKIDLITADEEVELARRIKAGDQKALEKLTNANLRFVVSVAKQYQNQGLKLPDLINEGNVGLVKAAKRFDETRGFKFISYAVWWIRQSILQALAEQSRVVRLPLNKIGSINKIKKTFSYLEQAHERPPSAEEIAKELDMTVMEVKQSIKNSGRHVSMDAPLKEGETSNLYDVMRASESPRPDRDLMHQSLNTEINRALDTLSPREADVVRLYYGIGDQQSMTLEEIGSTFDLTRERVRQIREKAIRKLRHNSKSKILKTYLG is encoded by the coding sequence ATGAGGCAACTTAAGATTATCAAGCAGGTTACCAACCGCGAATCCAAATCACTTGACAAATACCTACAGGACATCAGCAAAATAGACTTGATCACTGCCGACGAAGAGGTCGAATTGGCCCGGCGGATCAAGGCTGGTGATCAGAAGGCACTTGAAAAGCTGACCAATGCCAACCTTCGTTTTGTGGTTTCTGTTGCCAAGCAATACCAAAACCAGGGATTGAAACTCCCCGATCTGATCAATGAGGGCAATGTCGGGCTGGTCAAGGCCGCAAAGCGTTTTGACGAGACCCGTGGTTTCAAGTTCATCTCGTACGCCGTATGGTGGATCAGACAGTCCATTCTTCAGGCATTGGCAGAGCAATCACGTGTGGTACGGCTTCCGTTGAACAAAATCGGTTCCATAAACAAAATCAAAAAGACGTTTTCGTATTTGGAGCAGGCCCATGAACGGCCGCCATCTGCAGAAGAAATAGCCAAAGAGCTTGATATGACGGTCATGGAGGTCAAACAGTCCATCAAAAACTCGGGAAGGCATGTTTCGATGGATGCACCCTTAAAAGAAGGCGAAACCTCAAACCTCTATGATGTAATGCGGGCCAGTGAATCGCCCAGGCCCGATAGGGATTTGATGCACCAGTCGTTGAATACCGAAATCAACCGTGCGCTCGATACCCTATCGCCAAGAGAGGCCGATGTGGTACGATTGTATTATGGCATCGGAGATCAGCAATCGATGACACTCGAAGAAATCGGAAGCACTTTTGATCTGACACGGGAACGGGTACGGCAAATACGTGAAAAGGCCATACGCAAACTGCGCCATAACTCAAAAAGCAAAATCTTAAAGACGTACTTGGGCTAG